The proteins below come from a single Streptomyces sp. M92 genomic window:
- a CDS encoding DUF2254 domain-containing protein — translation MRDTLRAQLWPLPTLGVVLAVVAGVGLPRLDERFQRDIPPWLSDYLFGGNADAARSVLEVIAGSLVTVTALTFSLTVLTLQLASSQFSPRLLRTFTADPYVQTTLALFLATFTYALTVLRTVRTGEDERSGFVPQMSVTVALFLTLASVLGLVLFLSHLAREIRVETMMSSVHSAADRTIQRLLPHREGAPHRDLAAGAHQGDPHRPPPNALTLTAGTSGFLTSVDEEALLNAAVAADAILLIDRHPGTSLITGTPMGAAWPRTSERFTPETRARLTEAATKAVTTGPERTDHQDIAFSLRQLTDIAAKALSPGVNDPTTAVHALSHSSALLCELTQHHLGPCLLLDNDQQVRVVLQRPNLEDLLDLAVTQPMRYGAAEPAVLARIAMLLRELAWTSTPAHQPPVHSALTRLRATIDAQDFHPTERLQLTELTRLIGQALAKQQAHGPIP, via the coding sequence ATGCGTGACACGCTCCGCGCGCAGCTATGGCCTCTGCCGACGCTGGGCGTCGTCCTCGCCGTCGTCGCAGGCGTGGGCCTGCCGCGGCTGGATGAACGATTTCAGCGCGACATTCCGCCATGGCTGAGTGACTACCTGTTCGGCGGCAATGCAGACGCGGCACGCTCGGTGCTGGAGGTGATCGCCGGCTCTCTGGTCACCGTCACGGCACTGACGTTCTCGCTCACCGTGCTGACACTGCAACTGGCCAGCAGCCAGTTCTCCCCGCGCCTGTTGCGGACCTTCACCGCGGACCCGTACGTCCAGACGACTCTGGCGCTCTTCCTCGCCACGTTCACCTATGCCCTGACCGTGCTTCGCACCGTACGCACCGGCGAGGACGAGCGGAGCGGCTTCGTCCCTCAGATGTCGGTCACGGTGGCCTTGTTTCTCACCCTGGCCAGCGTCCTCGGTCTCGTGCTCTTCCTGTCACACCTGGCACGCGAGATCCGCGTCGAGACGATGATGAGCAGCGTCCACTCCGCCGCCGACCGCACCATTCAGCGGCTCCTGCCCCACAGGGAGGGCGCGCCACACAGGGACCTCGCTGCCGGAGCCCACCAGGGCGACCCTCACAGACCGCCCCCGAACGCCTTGACCCTCACGGCCGGCACGTCCGGCTTCCTGACCTCCGTGGACGAGGAAGCCCTACTCAACGCTGCCGTAGCAGCCGACGCCATCCTGCTCATCGACCGCCACCCCGGAACCTCTCTGATCACCGGCACACCCATGGGCGCCGCCTGGCCACGCACCAGTGAGCGATTCACCCCCGAGACACGGGCACGCCTGACCGAAGCAGCCACCAAAGCCGTGACCACCGGCCCCGAACGCACCGACCACCAGGACATCGCATTCAGCCTGCGGCAGCTCACCGACATCGCCGCCAAAGCACTCTCCCCAGGCGTCAACGACCCCACGACCGCCGTCCACGCCCTCTCCCACTCCTCCGCACTGCTGTGCGAACTGACACAACACCACCTTGGCCCCTGCCTGCTGCTCGACAACGACCAACAGGTCAGAGTCGTGCTACAACGACCGAACCTGGAAGACCTGCTCGACCTGGCAGTAACCCAGCCCATGCGCTATGGCGCCGCCGAACCCGCCGTCCTCGCCCGCATCGCCATGCTGCTGCGCGAACTCGCCTGGACCAGCACCCCCGCCCACCAGCCTCCCGTTCACTCCGCACTCACCCGGCTGCGCGCCACCATCGACGCCCAAGACTTCCACCCCACCGAACGTCTCCAGCTGACCGAACTGACCCGTCTCATCGGACAGGCACTGGCCAAGCAACAGGCACACGGCCCCATCCCCTGA
- a CDS encoding type I-E CRISPR-associated protein Cse1/CasA translates to MFTRAHEIEDLEVPVPPAASGLPPAASGLMRILAPIAARIAADGADTLDDPDAAEDIDDWLDLRERVLKDGRFDPRAVDAYFDREDLAGRFDLFDAERPFLQDPRLRAECVDAKGGRTRPG, encoded by the coding sequence TTGTTCACGCGGGCTCATGAGATCGAGGACCTAGAGGTTCCGGTGCCGCCTGCGGCGTCGGGGTTGCCGCCTGCGGCGTCGGGGTTGATGCGGATCCTGGCGCCGATCGCGGCGAGGATCGCTGCCGATGGCGCGGACACGCTTGATGATCCGGACGCCGCGGAGGACATTGACGACTGGCTCGATCTGCGGGAACGGGTTTTGAAGGACGGCCGGTTCGATCCGCGGGCGGTGGACGCCTATTTCGACCGCGAGGACCTGGCGGGACGGTTCGATCTGTTCGATGCCGAGCGGCCGTTTTTGCAGGATCCGCGGCTGCGCGCCGAGTGCGTGGACGCGAAGGGGGGCCGAACCCGTCCGGGGTGA
- a CDS encoding lactate/malate family dehydrogenase → MTPAPVDTVGVTGAGAVGQTVVATLLASGLPGRLLVASRVLDQAAALATDLDDMRHTTASPTRVEACEVRGLADSTAVIVAVRAAFTNTNTANVRMAGATANAPAIRALATSLRGYQGTVLVVTNPVDLMTRLFAETPAARACTASARTSTPPATGSPSPASSTSRPRPCAGT, encoded by the coding sequence ATGACGCCGGCACCAGTCGACACGGTCGGCGTGACCGGTGCCGGAGCGGTCGGCCAGACGGTGGTCGCCACCCTGCTGGCCTCCGGCCTGCCCGGGCGGCTGTTGGTCGCCTCCCGCGTCCTGGACCAGGCGGCGGCGCTCGCCACCGACCTCGACGACATGCGCCACACCACGGCCTCCCCGACACGGGTCGAAGCCTGCGAAGTCCGGGGTCTGGCCGACTCCACGGCCGTCATCGTCGCCGTGCGCGCCGCCTTCACCAACACGAACACCGCCAACGTGCGCATGGCCGGCGCGACGGCGAACGCCCCCGCCATCCGGGCGCTCGCCACCAGCCTGCGCGGCTACCAGGGCACCGTGCTGGTGGTCACCAACCCCGTGGACCTGATGACCCGGCTGTTCGCCGAGACCCCGGCTGCCCGCGCGTGTACGGCATCGGCTCGAACCTCGACTCCGCCCGCTACCGGCTCACCCTCGCCCGCCTCCTCGACGTCCCGGCCGCGGCCGTGCGCGGGCACGTGA
- the casA gene encoding type I-E CRISPR-associated protein Cse1/CasA, which yields MNKLVMGRPTGVNGAVLFGHFTDTAPVAVPAAEAAWHLIAQLYYGPSGQCTPRRITEHRAGSGDAAPLRKSVSYFPWASDLFTTLVLAVPRPDSDAAWETPDACPWEEDLPSPLQPLPPLTWPGRMLTGRFRHAALLVPAEDGRTVTDAYLTWSTHEPPHRVRDPYQVLDRRRDGDFQPREADGARALWRDLDSLLLKDSRQDARRPPPLEHLPRRLLSPLRVRAYGFDQNGQQKDSVWFRATSPQILQWQEENDAQMAYLVKRCHTAAEQTGDRLDFAAGSPGRSPPTRASTCRRRPRSSWMPASPARGPLPHSRGTGRSPSGSSGISLSPAVPRTGSVNRSSTRP from the coding sequence GTGAACAAGCTGGTGATGGGCCGCCCCACGGGAGTCAACGGGGCCGTTTTGTTCGGGCATTTCACCGACACGGCGCCGGTTGCGGTGCCGGCCGCCGAGGCCGCCTGGCATCTGATCGCCCAGCTGTACTACGGGCCGTCCGGTCAGTGCACGCCCCGCAGGATCACCGAGCACCGGGCAGGCAGCGGGGACGCGGCCCCGCTGCGCAAGTCCGTCTCCTACTTTCCCTGGGCCTCTGATCTGTTCACCACGCTCGTGCTGGCCGTCCCGCGCCCTGACAGCGACGCCGCGTGGGAGACGCCGGACGCGTGCCCGTGGGAGGAGGATCTGCCCTCTCCGCTTCAGCCGTTGCCGCCGCTGACGTGGCCGGGCCGGATGCTGACCGGCCGGTTCCGCCACGCCGCGCTCCTCGTGCCCGCCGAGGACGGCCGGACGGTGACCGACGCCTACCTGACCTGGTCGACGCACGAGCCGCCGCACCGGGTGCGTGACCCGTACCAGGTCCTCGACCGGCGCAGGGACGGCGACTTCCAGCCGCGGGAGGCCGACGGTGCCCGGGCCCTGTGGCGGGATCTGGATTCGCTGCTGCTGAAGGACAGCCGTCAGGACGCCCGGCGTCCCCCGCCGCTCGAGCACCTGCCCCGCCGGCTGCTGTCCCCGTTGCGGGTGCGCGCCTACGGCTTCGACCAGAACGGCCAGCAGAAGGACAGCGTCTGGTTCAGGGCGACCAGTCCGCAGATCCTGCAGTGGCAGGAGGAGAACGACGCTCAGATGGCCTACCTGGTCAAGCGCTGCCACACGGCAGCGGAGCAGACCGGTGACCGGCTGGACTTCGCCGCAGGATCGCCTGGAAGATCGCCACCGACGCGAGCGTCGACCTGTCGCCGAAGGCCAAGATCAAGCTGGATGCCCGCAAGCCCGGCCCGTGGGCCGCTGCCGCACTCACGAGGTACTGGCCGGTCGCCGAGTGGGAGTTCTGGCATCTCACTGAGCCCGGCCGTACCACGGACCGGGTCGGTAAACCGTTCGTCGACGCGGCCCTGA
- the uppS gene encoding polyprenyl diphosphate synthase, which translates to MPRHVACVMDGNGRWAQRRALPRSAGHQAAEATVIEVIEAARSAGVEWLTLYAFSTENWNRPGAEVDFLMGLVRRVVRKHAPFLLARGVRCRFLGVTDPRIPRELAQDFEDLTTLTGGNRGMTLTVAFDHGGRRDIVEAARSLIRNGTPADEVTEGLFARHLPFPDTPDVDLVIRTSGEQRISNFMLWKVAYAEWTFPEVLWPDFRAPDFLHCLHTYRRRDRRFGSLPPQTNGDPR; encoded by the coding sequence GTGCCCCGGCACGTGGCATGTGTGATGGACGGGAACGGGCGGTGGGCCCAGCGGCGCGCACTGCCGCGCTCGGCCGGTCACCAGGCCGCCGAAGCCACCGTCATCGAGGTCATCGAGGCGGCCAGGTCCGCGGGCGTCGAATGGCTCACCCTGTACGCCTTCTCCACCGAGAACTGGAACCGGCCCGGCGCGGAGGTCGACTTCCTGATGGGCCTGGTCCGCCGGGTAGTGCGCAAGCACGCGCCCTTCCTGCTCGCCCGCGGCGTCCGCTGCCGCTTCCTGGGGGTCACCGACCCGCGCATCCCCCGCGAACTGGCTCAAGACTTCGAAGACCTGACGACATTGACCGGCGGCAACCGAGGCATGACGCTGACCGTGGCCTTCGACCACGGCGGTCGCCGGGACATCGTCGAGGCCGCCCGGTCGCTCATCCGGAACGGGACGCCGGCGGACGAGGTGACCGAGGGCCTCTTCGCCCGGCATCTGCCGTTCCCGGATACCCCGGACGTGGACCTGGTCATCCGTACGTCCGGCGAGCAGCGCATCTCCAACTTCATGCTCTGGAAGGTCGCCTACGCCGAGTGGACCTTCCCCGAGGTGCTCTGGCCGGACTTCCGGGCCCCCGACTTCCTGCACTGCCTGCACACCTACCGGCGCCGCGACCGCCGCTTCGGCAGTCTGCCTCCCCAGACGAACGGAGACCCACGATGA
- the casB gene encoding type I-E CRISPR-associated protein Cse2/CasB, with protein sequence MTDSVPAASASPASSALRSSDRFVAYVYQLCASTQARAALRRGLGLPVQQCTYLHRYLVPWLRDHDDPHQGDIRRAHYAVASLIAARPRSARDTAPGRHTPGPWYERPNLGASLGQAVAQGVVKENSAECALHLMARQSSDAVHPYLPAMTRQLVAGGIPVDWAVLLEDLAWFNRSRDRIATRWLGSYFRTATPTTDPADPTEETTR encoded by the coding sequence ATGACTGATTCCGTGCCGGCGGCGTCTGCTTCGCCGGCCTCCTCGGCCCTTCGTTCCTCGGACCGGTTCGTCGCCTACGTGTACCAGCTGTGCGCCTCCACGCAGGCCCGTGCCGCCCTGCGGCGCGGCCTCGGGCTGCCGGTTCAGCAGTGCACCTACCTGCACCGCTACCTGGTGCCGTGGCTGCGTGACCACGACGACCCGCACCAGGGCGATATCCGGCGGGCCCACTACGCGGTGGCCTCGCTGATCGCCGCACGCCCCCGCTCGGCCCGCGACACCGCCCCCGGCCGGCACACGCCCGGACCGTGGTACGAGCGCCCGAACCTGGGCGCCTCCCTCGGGCAGGCCGTCGCCCAGGGCGTCGTGAAGGAGAACTCCGCCGAGTGCGCCCTGCACCTGATGGCCCGCCAGTCCAGCGACGCCGTCCACCCCTACCTGCCCGCCATGACCCGCCAGCTGGTGGCCGGCGGCATCCCGGTCGACTGGGCGGTCCTCCTGGAAGACCTCGCCTGGTTCAACCGCAGCCGGGACCGCATCGCCACCCGCTGGCTGGGGAGCTACTTCCGCACCGCCACCCCCACCACCGACCCCGCCGACCCGACCGAGGAGACCACCCGATGA
- a CDS encoding IS5 family transposase (programmed frameshift), which translates to MVRRHELTDQEWELLAPLIPRAATGRPRVEDRQVINGMVYKIRTGISWRDLPERYGPWKTVYTRFRRYALDGVFTRAPQQIQAHADAAGDIDWLVQIDSTIVRAHQHAAATGRKGGGISDEPDDHALGRSRGGLTTKIHLACDGKGRPLAVLVTPGQRHDSVCARPLLERIRVPRTGPGRPRCRTDQVIAEEAYSSRGFRAYLRKRGIANTIPEKIDQRRHRLRRGSRGGRPPGFARETYRRRNVIERCFNRLKGFRGIATRYEKTATSYEAAVTLASFLLWARSV; encoded by the exons GTGGTACGTCGTCATGAACTCACTGACCAGGAGTGGGAGTTACTCGCTCCGCTGATACCCCGGGCCGCGACGGGTCGGCCCCGCGTGGAGGACCGGCAGGTCATCAACGGGATGGTCTACAAGATCCGCACTGGGATCTCCTGGCGTGACCTGCCGGAACGCTACGGGCCGTGGAAGACCGTGTACACCCGCTTCCGCCGCTACGCCCTCGACGGAGTCTTCACACGGGCCCCGCAGCAGATCCAAGCCCACGCCGATGCGGCCGGCGACATCGACTGGCTGGTCCAGATCGACTCCACCATCGTCCGCGCCCACCAGCACGCCGCCGCCACCGGCCGAAAAGGGGGCGGCATCAGC GACGAACCGGACGATCACGCCCTCGGCCGATCCCGAGGCGGACTGACCACCAAGATCCACCTCGCCTGTGACGGCAAGGGCCGACCACTCGCGGTCCTGGTGACGCCCGGCCAACGCCACGACAGCGTCTGCGCACGTCCTCTGCTGGAACGGATCCGTGTTCCCCGCACCGGCCCGGGCCGGCCGCGGTGCAGGACCGACCAGGTCATCGCAGAGGAGGCTTACAGCTCCCGCGGCTTCCGTGCCTACCTGCGGAAACGCGGCATCGCGAACACCATCCCCGAGAAGATCGACCAGCGACGGCACCGGCTGAGGCGCGGGAGCCGCGGCGGCCGACCGCCAGGGTTCGCCCGGGAGACCTACCGGCGGCGCAACGTGATCGAGCGCTGCTTCAACCGGCTCAAGGGCTTCCGCGGCATCGCCACCAGATACGAGAAGACCGCCACTTCCTACGAAGCGGCGGTCACCCTCGCATCGTTCCTGCTCTGGGCAAGATCCGTTTGA
- a CDS encoding peptidylprolyl isomerase, with the protein MSLPRVFFDVSADGKRLGRITFELFVHDVPKTAENFRALCTGEKGFGYKGSTFHRVIPDFMLQGGDFTKGNGTGGKSIYGKRFEDENFLYKHTEPGMLSMANAGPDTNDSQFFITTVKTSWLDNKHVVFGKVIEGMEVVKKVETFGSSPAGKTSAKIVIDDSGQL; encoded by the coding sequence ATGTCACTTCCCAGGGTCTTCTTCGACGTCTCCGCCGACGGCAAACGGCTCGGCCGGATCACCTTCGAGCTGTTCGTCCACGACGTTCCCAAGACGGCGGAGAACTTCCGCGCGCTGTGTACGGGTGAGAAGGGGTTCGGCTACAAGGGCAGTACCTTCCATCGCGTGATCCCCGATTTCATGCTGCAGGGCGGGGACTTCACGAAGGGCAACGGCACCGGCGGCAAGAGCATCTACGGCAAGAGGTTCGAAGACGAGAACTTCCTGTACAAGCACACCGAGCCAGGGATGCTGTCGATGGCCAACGCGGGGCCGGACACGAACGACTCCCAATTCTTCATCACCACCGTGAAGACATCCTGGCTCGACAACAAGCACGTCGTGTTCGGGAAGGTCATCGAGGGCATGGAGGTGGTCAAGAAGGTTGAGACGTTTGGTTCCTCCCCAGCCGGCAAAACCTCAGCGAAGATCGTCATCGACGACAGCGGACAGCTCTGA
- a CDS encoding transposase has protein sequence MAGVITASKPSWIAPFTGLSPRCFAKLVTVARRETADVPRRGRPWGLPLEERVLLVAAYWRTNLTLRQLAPLLGVSKSAADRIIDHLGPKLALQPRQRFAKNTVLIVDGTLVPTRDHSVAEQSKNHRYSTNHQVVIDAVTRLVVVVGRPLPGNRNDCRAWSESGAKDAVGRTLTMADGGYPGTGLLMPHRRANGQTELPAWQQEHNRSHKQVRGRIEHTFARMKGWKILRDCRLKGHGVHHAMLGIARLHNLALTG, from the coding sequence GTGGCTGGTGTGATCACGGCGTCGAAGCCGTCCTGGATAGCCCCGTTCACCGGGCTGAGCCCGCGCTGCTTCGCCAAGTTGGTGACCGTGGCGCGCCGCGAGACTGCGGATGTTCCGCGGCGCGGCCGGCCGTGGGGCTTGCCGCTGGAGGAACGGGTGCTGCTGGTCGCGGCCTACTGGCGGACCAACCTGACGCTACGCCAGCTTGCCCCGCTCCTCGGGGTCTCGAAGTCGGCGGCCGACCGGATCATCGACCACCTCGGGCCGAAGCTCGCGCTCCAGCCACGCCAGCGGTTCGCGAAGAACACCGTACTGATCGTGGACGGCACCCTCGTGCCGACCCGCGACCACAGCGTGGCGGAGCAGTCGAAGAACCACCGCTATTCGACCAACCACCAGGTCGTGATCGACGCTGTCACCCGGCTCGTGGTCGTGGTCGGCCGACCGCTGCCCGGCAACCGCAACGACTGCCGGGCATGGTCCGAGTCAGGCGCGAAGGACGCCGTTGGTAGGACCCTGACTATGGCGGACGGCGGCTACCCGGGCACGGGCCTGCTGATGCCGCACCGTCGCGCGAACGGCCAGACCGAACTCCCCGCCTGGCAGCAGGAACACAACCGCTCCCACAAACAGGTCAGAGGCCGCATCGAGCACACCTTCGCCCGAATGAAGGGCTGGAAGATCCTGCGCGACTGCCGCCTGAAGGGTCACGGCGTCCACCACGCCATGCTCGGGATCGCACGCCTCCACAACCTCGCCCTCACAGGCTGA
- a CDS encoding ISAzo13 family transposase, translating into MSVSDEVRGQLAARFEVLFPHLDERQRRLMMGAEARILGHGGIRAVARAARVSETTVRKGVDELEAGEEPLGRVRRPGGGRKRSADLDPGLRTALLALVEPDERGDPMSPLRWTVKSTRSLAAALTGQGHQVSADTVGDLLREEGFSLQAGAKTIEGRQHPDRDAQFRYINEQARGHMGAGRPVISVDSKKKELIGDYKNSGRRWRPASEPVLVKTHDFLDRQGPGKAIPYGIYDIAANTGWVTVGTDHDTAAFAVASVRRWWQARGRHDYPAATRLLITADAGGSNGYRTRAWKTELAALAAQTGMAITVCHMPPGTSKWNKIEHRLFSDISMNWGGRPLTSHDVVVNSIAATTTRTGLTVHAELDPGTYDTGIKVTDSDIDALPMHRHRFHGDWNYTLHPPPRDTTSAAESPQPAGGPSPQPCTGCLRDSELTGMPEPALDELVDQLTQKLDESREQGRLRQRGGERIRSRGAGAKDKLTTADRVLATVLYLRKLGTRDLLAQLFGVNPSTLTRAVHQVQPLLAGHGCTIPPSTARFRTPADVTAFLANSSTTKIKPAC; encoded by the coding sequence ATGAGCGTCTCCGACGAGGTTCGCGGTCAACTCGCTGCGAGGTTCGAAGTATTGTTCCCGCACCTCGACGAGCGGCAGCGGCGGCTGATGATGGGGGCCGAGGCCCGGATCCTGGGTCACGGCGGTATCCGGGCGGTCGCGCGGGCGGCCCGGGTCAGCGAGACGACGGTGCGTAAGGGAGTGGACGAGCTGGAGGCCGGCGAGGAACCCCTGGGCCGGGTACGCAGGCCCGGTGGTGGCCGGAAGAGGTCCGCGGATCTTGATCCGGGACTGCGGACTGCGCTGCTGGCACTGGTGGAACCCGACGAGCGGGGCGATCCCATGTCGCCGCTGCGCTGGACGGTGAAGTCGACCAGGAGCCTGGCGGCCGCGCTCACCGGTCAGGGGCACCAAGTGAGCGCGGACACGGTCGGTGACCTGCTGCGGGAAGAGGGCTTCAGCCTGCAGGCCGGCGCCAAGACCATCGAGGGCAGACAGCACCCGGACCGCGACGCCCAGTTCCGCTACATCAACGAGCAGGCCAGAGGGCACATGGGGGCCGGCCGGCCGGTGATCAGCGTGGATTCGAAGAAGAAGGAACTCATCGGCGACTACAAGAACTCGGGCCGCCGGTGGCGGCCTGCCAGTGAGCCGGTGCTGGTCAAGACGCACGACTTCCTGGACCGGCAGGGACCGGGCAAGGCGATTCCCTACGGGATCTATGACATCGCCGCGAACACCGGCTGGGTCACCGTGGGCACTGATCATGACACCGCCGCGTTTGCTGTCGCCTCCGTCCGCCGCTGGTGGCAGGCCCGGGGGCGGCACGACTATCCGGCCGCCACCCGACTGCTGATCACCGCGGACGCGGGCGGGTCCAACGGCTATCGCACCCGCGCCTGGAAGACCGAACTTGCCGCCCTGGCCGCCCAGACGGGCATGGCCATCACGGTCTGCCACATGCCGCCGGGCACCTCAAAGTGGAACAAGATCGAGCACCGGCTGTTCTCCGACATCTCCATGAACTGGGGCGGCCGACCGCTGACCAGCCACGACGTTGTCGTGAACAGCATCGCGGCGACCACCACCCGCACCGGGCTGACCGTCCACGCCGAACTCGACCCGGGCACTTATGACACCGGCATCAAGGTCACCGACAGCGATATCGACGCTCTGCCCATGCACCGGCACCGTTTCCACGGCGACTGGAACTACACCCTCCATCCCCCACCTCGCGATACCACCAGCGCAGCCGAGTCCCCGCAGCCGGCTGGCGGCCCGTCCCCGCAGCCTTGCACCGGGTGCCTACGCGACTCGGAGCTGACCGGCATGCCCGAACCTGCGCTGGACGAACTTGTCGACCAACTGACCCAGAAACTAGACGAGTCACGTGAGCAAGGACGGCTCCGGCAGCGAGGAGGCGAACGCATCCGTTCTCGGGGCGCTGGGGCCAAAGACAAGCTGACCACCGCCGACAGAGTCCTGGCCACCGTGCTCTACCTGCGCAAACTCGGCACCCGCGACCTGCTTGCCCAGCTCTTCGGAGTCAACCCCAGCACCCTCACCAGGGCCGTTCACCAAGTCCAGCCCCTCCTGGCCGGACACGGCTGCACCATTCCGCCCTCCACGGCCAGGTTCCGGACGCCTGCTGACGTCACCGCGTTCCTCGCCAACAGCAGCACCACGAAGATCAAACCAGCATGTTGA
- a CDS encoding oxygenase MpaB family protein translates to MTTGTIPADAPHPDEEPPLFGPGTQFHAFFDDPRWALAMIRATVLEAAHPQIGAALLDNSTFMAHPWRRLRNTFLSMRRMYSGDPVVREREAARLNRLHARMSGTDPRGRAYDAMDRATRAWVIATLFESAVTMCRLSGQPLEQRTMERMYAEYRAFLAALDGDATVLPEELHDFWAYFDRVVEEELENTEAARIILYRLFDHLPVPALLDGAPTVWAAGRAVAGPLFGAITVASLPETYRRRAGLPEMPGADTLMRGAYLAAGLARFLPEGWLNAQNIIDLLTLSTGSDDPRARTVAALRSRTKRASALLRLIIPLGGVPDPGQASAHTGEGRRSAEEFFHQVLDQTGDGHLDWPDLAAMARELSTRLDLDEPEETRLYDAFAAWWHELQEALDTDGDGRVSADEYAAAVPSLAGPALIRVAEVLFDAADEDGNGTIDADEYRALFRTAFHRDLATGEGTYGRSAFVGDFVSFMSARRTSTPYDPLFTDA, encoded by the coding sequence ATGACCACGGGCACGATCCCCGCCGACGCTCCGCACCCCGACGAGGAGCCGCCCTTGTTCGGCCCCGGAACGCAGTTCCACGCCTTCTTCGACGACCCGCGCTGGGCACTCGCCATGATCCGCGCGACGGTGTTGGAGGCGGCCCACCCGCAGATCGGCGCGGCCCTCCTCGACAACTCCACCTTCATGGCCCATCCCTGGCGCAGGCTCCGCAACACCTTCCTCAGCATGCGGCGCATGTACAGCGGCGACCCCGTGGTACGTGAGCGGGAGGCCGCCCGGCTCAACCGGCTGCACGCGCGCATGAGCGGCACGGACCCCCGCGGCCGGGCCTACGACGCGATGGACCGCGCCACTCGCGCCTGGGTGATCGCCACCCTGTTCGAGAGCGCCGTGACGATGTGCCGGCTGAGCGGCCAGCCCCTTGAGCAGCGCACGATGGAACGGATGTACGCCGAGTACCGTGCGTTCCTCGCCGCACTCGACGGTGACGCCACCGTACTCCCCGAGGAACTCCACGACTTCTGGGCCTACTTCGACCGCGTCGTGGAGGAGGAGCTGGAGAACACCGAGGCGGCCCGCATCATCCTGTACCGGCTCTTCGACCATCTGCCCGTCCCGGCGCTGCTCGACGGAGCGCCGACCGTGTGGGCGGCGGGCCGGGCCGTCGCCGGGCCGCTCTTCGGCGCGATCACCGTGGCCTCGCTCCCCGAGACGTACCGGCGCCGGGCCGGCCTACCGGAGATGCCCGGCGCCGACACCCTCATGCGGGGTGCCTACCTCGCCGCCGGACTGGCCCGCTTCCTGCCCGAGGGCTGGCTCAACGCGCAGAACATCATCGACTTGCTGACGCTGTCGACCGGTAGCGACGACCCCCGCGCCCGGACCGTCGCCGCCCTGCGCAGTCGTACGAAACGCGCGTCGGCCCTGCTCCGCCTGATCATCCCGCTGGGCGGAGTGCCTGATCCGGGCCAGGCGTCCGCGCACACGGGCGAGGGCCGACGCTCGGCGGAGGAGTTCTTCCACCAGGTGCTGGACCAGACCGGCGACGGCCACCTCGACTGGCCGGACCTCGCGGCAATGGCCCGGGAACTGTCGACGCGCCTGGACCTAGACGAACCGGAGGAGACGCGACTCTACGACGCCTTCGCCGCCTGGTGGCACGAACTTCAGGAAGCCCTCGACACGGACGGTGACGGCCGGGTCAGCGCCGACGAGTACGCCGCCGCCGTCCCCTCCCTCGCCGGGCCCGCGCTGATCCGCGTCGCCGAGGTGCTTTTCGACGCGGCCGACGAGGACGGCAACGGCACCATCGACGCGGACGAGTACCGGGCGCTCTTCCGTACCGCCTTTCACCGCGACCTCGCCACCGGCGAAGGGACCTACGGCCGGAGCGCCTTCGTAGGCGATTTCGTCTCCTTCATGTCGGCGCGCCGCACGAGTACTCCTTACGATCCCCTCTTCACGGATGCCTAA